One segment of Setaria viridis chromosome 4, Setaria_viridis_v4.0, whole genome shotgun sequence DNA contains the following:
- the LOC117853184 gene encoding NAC domain-containing protein 75 isoform X1, which yields MGSWQQGELQATAMDGAGSGGGNHRLIGLRIEEYGKYISDSTCCPQCGHKIDRKLDWVGLPAGVKFDPTDQELIEHLQAKVRPGSTAAPSHPLIDEFIPTIEGEDGICYTHPEKLPGLTKDGLSRHFFHRPSKAYTTGTRKRRKIQPPAAEASSSSSPAAQQQQQRSETRWHKTGKTRPVVVAGRQRGCKKILVLYTNFGKHRRPDKTNWVMHQYHLGDNEEEREGELVVSKIFYQTQPRQCGVAAEPAAAAASSDTVDGAAGAEQVAEAAVAPPDVGGAFHGATGIDEFNFTQFRSSFEEVDVGTSVQVSARADEEVHTGHLHLHQEHDLHRRQYTNQEQQRLAAAAAAFQISTPTEPITTMITSSPMVHHGSVLLQQQEPYDHGASYQQQQQVEDEQPHQPSNFDGRSTSGLEEVIMGCTSRRSRGGEASGSGGNKESSNWQYPSFWPPGSQDHHG from the exons ATGGGCTCTTGGCAGCAAGGAGAACTGCAGGCAACAGCCATGGATGGCGCAGGAAGCGGCGGTGGCAACCACCGCCTCATCGGCCTGAGGATCGAGGAGTACGGGAAGTACATATCGGACTCGACCTGCTGCCCCCAGTGCGGCCACAAGATCGACAGGAAGCTG GACTGGGTGGGGCTGCCGGCCGGGGTGAAGTTCGACCCGACGGAccaggagctgatcgagcacctCCAGGCGAAGGTCCGGCCTGGTTCCACGGCGGCGCCATCGCACCCGCTGATCGACGAGTTCATACCCACCATTGAGGGGGAGGATGGCATCTGCTACACCCATCCCGAGAAACTGCCAG GTTTGACCAAGGACGGCCTGAGCAGGCACTTCTTCCAccggccgtccaaggcctacacCACCGGCACGCGCAAGCGCCGCAAGAtccagccgccggccgccgaggcctcgtcgtcctcctccccggcggcgcagcagcagcagcagcggagcGAGACGCGGTGGCACAAGACCGGCAAGAcgcggccggtggtggtcgccggccggcagcgcgggTGCAAGAAGATCCTGGTGCTCTACACGAACTTCGGCAAGCACCGGAGGCCGGACAAGACCAACTGGGTGATGCACCAGTACCACCTCGGCGACaacgaggaggagcgcgagggggAGCTCGTCGTGTCCAAGATCTTCTACCAGACGCAGCCGAGGCAGTGCGGCGTCGCGGCggaacctgccgccgccgcagcctcctctGACACCGTGGACGGAGCTGCCGGTGCTGAACAAGTGGCGGAGGCCGCGGTAGCGCCACCGGATGTCGGCGGTGCGTTCCACGGCGCCACCGGCATCGACGAGTTCAACTTCACGCAGTTCAGGAGCAGCTTTGAGGAG GTGGACGTTGGAACATCAGTTCAGGTTTCGGCCAGGGCTGACGAGGAAGTACATACAGGCCATCTTCACCTTCACCAGGAGCATGATCTTCATCGGCGTCAATACACCAACCAGGAGCAACAGCGtcttgctgcagctgcagcagcattCCAGATCAGCACACCAACGGAGCCTATCACCACGATGATCACCTCATCGCCCATGGTTCACCATGGTTCAGTCTTACTTCAACAGCAGGAGCCGTATGACCATGGCGCGAGttatcagcagcagcagcaggta GAGGATGAGCAGCCACACCAACCTAGCAATTTTGACGGTAGGTCAACTTCTGGGCTAGAAGAGGTGATCATGGGGTGCACTTCAAGGAGGTCCAGAGGAGGG GAAGCATCAGGTTCAGGTGGTAACAAGGAGAGCAGCAACTGGCAGTACCCATCCTTCTGGCCACCTGGCAGCCAGGATCATCATGGGTAG
- the LOC117853184 gene encoding NAC domain-containing protein 75 isoform X2 has translation MGSWQQGELQATAMDGAGSGGGNHRLIGLRIEEYGKYISDSTCCPQCGHKIDRKLDWVGLPAGVKFDPTDQELIEHLQAKVRPGSTAAPSHPLIDEFIPTIEGEDGICYTHPEKLPGLTKDGLSRHFFHRPSKAYTTGTRKRRKIQPPAAEASSSSSPAAQQQQQRSETRWHKTGKTRPVVVAGRQRGCKKILVLYTNFGKHRRPDKTNWVMHQYHLGDNEEEREGELVVSKIFYQTQPRQCGVAAEPAAAAASSDTVDGAAGAEQVAEAAVAPPDVGGAFHGATGIDEFNFTQFRSSFEEVDVGTSVQVSARADEEVHTGHLHLHQEHDLHRRQYTNQEQQRLAAAAAAFQISTPTEPITTMITSSPMVHHGSVLLQQQEPYDHGASYQQQQQEDEQPHQPSNFDGRSTSGLEEVIMGCTSRRSRGGEASGSGGNKESSNWQYPSFWPPGSQDHHG, from the exons ATGGGCTCTTGGCAGCAAGGAGAACTGCAGGCAACAGCCATGGATGGCGCAGGAAGCGGCGGTGGCAACCACCGCCTCATCGGCCTGAGGATCGAGGAGTACGGGAAGTACATATCGGACTCGACCTGCTGCCCCCAGTGCGGCCACAAGATCGACAGGAAGCTG GACTGGGTGGGGCTGCCGGCCGGGGTGAAGTTCGACCCGACGGAccaggagctgatcgagcacctCCAGGCGAAGGTCCGGCCTGGTTCCACGGCGGCGCCATCGCACCCGCTGATCGACGAGTTCATACCCACCATTGAGGGGGAGGATGGCATCTGCTACACCCATCCCGAGAAACTGCCAG GTTTGACCAAGGACGGCCTGAGCAGGCACTTCTTCCAccggccgtccaaggcctacacCACCGGCACGCGCAAGCGCCGCAAGAtccagccgccggccgccgaggcctcgtcgtcctcctccccggcggcgcagcagcagcagcagcggagcGAGACGCGGTGGCACAAGACCGGCAAGAcgcggccggtggtggtcgccggccggcagcgcgggTGCAAGAAGATCCTGGTGCTCTACACGAACTTCGGCAAGCACCGGAGGCCGGACAAGACCAACTGGGTGATGCACCAGTACCACCTCGGCGACaacgaggaggagcgcgagggggAGCTCGTCGTGTCCAAGATCTTCTACCAGACGCAGCCGAGGCAGTGCGGCGTCGCGGCggaacctgccgccgccgcagcctcctctGACACCGTGGACGGAGCTGCCGGTGCTGAACAAGTGGCGGAGGCCGCGGTAGCGCCACCGGATGTCGGCGGTGCGTTCCACGGCGCCACCGGCATCGACGAGTTCAACTTCACGCAGTTCAGGAGCAGCTTTGAGGAG GTGGACGTTGGAACATCAGTTCAGGTTTCGGCCAGGGCTGACGAGGAAGTACATACAGGCCATCTTCACCTTCACCAGGAGCATGATCTTCATCGGCGTCAATACACCAACCAGGAGCAACAGCGtcttgctgcagctgcagcagcattCCAGATCAGCACACCAACGGAGCCTATCACCACGATGATCACCTCATCGCCCATGGTTCACCATGGTTCAGTCTTACTTCAACAGCAGGAGCCGTATGACCATGGCGCGAGttatcagcagcagcagcag GAGGATGAGCAGCCACACCAACCTAGCAATTTTGACGGTAGGTCAACTTCTGGGCTAGAAGAGGTGATCATGGGGTGCACTTCAAGGAGGTCCAGAGGAGGG GAAGCATCAGGTTCAGGTGGTAACAAGGAGAGCAGCAACTGGCAGTACCCATCCTTCTGGCCACCTGGCAGCCAGGATCATCATGGGTAG